In Brettanomyces nanus chromosome 3, complete sequence, a single genomic region encodes these proteins:
- the LYS21 gene encoding homocitrate synthase lys21, producing MNGSSKNPYGPNPCDYLSNVNSFRIIDTTLREGEQFANAFFTLDFKVKIAKALDEFGVDYIEMTSPVASEQSRTELETVCKLGLKTKILTHIRCNINDAKVAVNCGVDGVNVFIGTSQFMRKYSHGKDMSFITNAAVQVIEFVKSKGLEIRFSTEDSFRSDIVDLLNIYTTVDKIGVNRIGIADTVGGGNPRQVYDLVRTIKSCVSCDIETHFHNDTGCAIANAYTALEAGSKYIDTTVLGIGERNGIVPLGGFMARMVVSSPDYVKSKYKLTKIRELETLVAETVKVNIPFNNPITGFCAFTHKAGIHAKAILANPSTYEIINPADFGLSRYIHFASRLTGWNAIKARVEQLNLDLTDDQIKEITKKIKHLGDVRPLSIDDVDSIIKDFHADTTKIELAKEDQDKKRQALESSAAKDGDNSEDHQQKKRKLDN from the coding sequence ATGAATGGCTCCTCAAAGAATCCTTACGGACCCAATCCTTGTGATTATTTGTCTAATGTGAATAGCTTTAGGATCATCGATACAACGCTTCGAGAAGGTGAGCAATTTGCTAATGCATTTTTTACCTTGGACTTCAAGGTCAAGATCGCCAAAGCTCTTGATGAGTTTGGCGTGGATTACATAGAAATGACGTCACCAGTGGCCTCCGAGCAGTCGCGTACAGAGCTCGAGACTGTTTGCAAGCTTGGCTTGAAGACCAAGATCTTAACTCATATTCGTTGTAACATCAACGACGCCAAAGTGGCTGTGAATTGTGGCGTGGACGGAGTGAACGTTTTCATTGGAACATCCCAGTTTATGAGGAAGTATTCCCACGGTAAGGACATGTCCTTCATTACCAATGCTGCTGTGCAAGTGATTGAATTCGTTAAATCTAAGGGATTGGAGATCAGATTCTCTACGGAGGATTCCTTTAGATCCGATATTGTTGATTTGTTGAACATTTACACTACCGTGGATAAGATCGGTGTCAACCGTATTGGTATTGCTGACACTGTGGGTGGTGGAAATCCTAGACAAGTTTATGATTTGGTTCGTACCATCAAATCGTGCGTCAGTTGCGACATAGAGACACATTTCCATAACGACACTGGCTGTGCCATTGCCAATGCTTACACGGCATTGGAAGCCGGCTCCAAGTATATCGACACTACCGTACTTGGTATTGGAGAGAGAAACGGTATTGTTCCTCTAGGTGGATTCATGGCTCGTATGGTGGTTTCATCACCAGATTACGTCAAATCCAAGTACAAGTTGACCAAGATTAGAGAGTTGGAGACACTGGTGGCTGAGACTGTCAAGGTGAATATTCCTTTCAACAATCCAATCACAGGTTTTTGTGCCTTTACGCATAAGGCTGGTATCCATGCAAAGGCTATTCTTGCCAACCCTTCCACCTATGAAATTATTAATCCTGCCGATTTCGGTCTGTCTAGATATATTCACTTTGCTAGTCGACTTACCGGATGGAATGCCATCAAGGCCAGAGTAGAACAACTCAATTTGGACTTGACTGATGACCAGATCAAGGAAATTACCAAAAAGATCAAGCATTTGGGTGATGTGAGGCCTTTAAGTATTGACGATGTTGATTCGATCATTAAGGATTTTCATGCAGATACGACCAAAATTGAACTTGCCAAAGAGGATCAGGATAAGAAACGCCAGGCTTTGGAGAGTAGTGCCGCTAAGGATGGAGATAACAGCGAGGATCatcagcagaagaagcgCAAGCTCGATAATTAA